The Nerophis ophidion isolate RoL-2023_Sa linkage group LG09, RoL_Noph_v1.0, whole genome shotgun sequence genome contains a region encoding:
- the bnip4 gene encoding BCL2 interacting protein 4, translating into MALPKDALSDENLQGSWVELHFSGTASHGGQELATPTSAQEDDMENMLLDAQHESGRNSSGGSSQCNSPLRGHTPLLVWRGSGGSSLQSDEDLQERRQEVELMMNKNADWIWDWSSRPENNPPKEFLLKHPKRSTPLSIRNTGAMKSGGVLSADFLQLFLPSLIISHLLAIGLGIYIGKRLTSHTTF; encoded by the exons ATGGCGCTACCTAAGGACGCTTTATCGGATGAGAATTTGCAAG GCTCCTGGGTGGAGTTACACTTCAGCGGCACGGCCTCCCACGGCGGCCAGGAGCTGGCCACGCCCACCTCCGCCCAGGAGGACGACATGGAGAACATGCTGCTGGACGCCCAGCACGAGTCAGGCCGGAACAGCTCGGGCGGAAGCTCGCAGTGTAACAG TCCACTCAGGGGACACACCCCACTCCTCGTGTGGAGAGGCTCTGGTGGAAGTAGCCTGCAG TCGGACGAGGACCTCCAAGAGAGGAGACAGGAAGTGGAGTTGATGATGAACAAAAACGCAGACTGGATCTGGGACTGGTCCAGCCGACCTGAGAATAACCCACCAAA GGAGTTCCTGCTCAAGCACCCAAAGCGCTCCACCCCCCTGAGCATCCGCAACACGGGCGCCATGAAGAGCGGCGGCGTGCTCTCTGCCGACTTCCTTCAGCTCTTCCTGCCGTCCTTAATCATCTCGCACTTACTAGCCATTGGATTGGG GATCTACATCGGCAAGAGACTGACCTCCCACACCACCTTCTGA
- the ppp2r2d gene encoding serine/threonine-protein phosphatase 2A 55 kDa regulatory subunit B delta isoform, whose translation MAGVAGGNDFQWCFSQVKGAIDEDVAEADIISTVEFNFSGELLATGDKGGRVVIFQHEQESKNRPHLRGEYNVYSTFQSHEPEFDYLKSLEIEEKINKIRWLPQQNAAHFLLSTNDKTIKLWKISERDKRAEGYNLKYEDGRLLDPFRITSLRVPVLMPMDLMVEASPRRIFANAHTYHINSISVNSDHETYLSADDLRINLWHLEITDRSFNIVDIKPANMEELTEVITAAECHPHQCNVFVYSSSKGTIRLCDMRAAALCDRHSKFFEEPEDPSSRSFFSEIISSISDVKFSHSGRYMMTRDYLSVKVWDLNMENRPVETYQVHEYLRSKLCSLYENDCIFDKFECCWNGSDSAIMTGSYNNFFRMFDRNTRRDTTLEASRESSKPRATLKPRKVSTGGKRKKDEISVDSLDFNKKILHTAWHPKENVIAVAATNNLYIFQDKIN comes from the exons CCGACATAATCTCCACGGTTGAATTCAACTTCTCCGGAGAGCTGCTGGCCACGGGAGACAAAGGAGGCCGAGTGGTGATATTTCAGCACGAACAGGAG TCCAAAAATCGCCCGCACCTGCGCGGGGAGTACAACGTTTATAGCACTTTTCAGAGTCACGAGCCTGAATTTGACTATTTGAAAAGTTTAGAAATCGAGGAGAAAATCAATAAAATTAGATGGCTTCCCCAACAGAACGCTGCTCACTTTCTACTTTCGACAAACG ATAAAACTATCAAATTGTGGAAAATAAGTGAACGAGATAAACGAGCGGAAGGCTATAACCTGAAATACGAAGACGGCCGCCTCTTAGACCCTTTTAGAATCACCTCTCTACGG GTACCAGTGCTGATGCCAATGGATCTCATGGTAGAAGCCAGCCCACGGAGGATCTTTGCAAATGCGCACACCTATCACATTAATTCCATTTCTGTAAATAGTGACCATGAAACGTACCTCTCTGCAGATGACCTAAGAATAAATCTATGGCATTTGGAAATCACAGACAGAAGTTTCA ATATTGTAGACATCAAGCCCGCCAACATGGAGGAGCTGACGGAGGTGATCACGGCCGCAGAGTGCCATCCTCACCAGTGCAATGTATTTGTGTACAGCAGTAGCAAAGGCACCATTCGCCTGTGTGACATGCGAGCGGCGGCTCTCTGCGACAGGCACTCCAAGT TCTTCGAGGAGCCCGAGGACCCCAGCAGCCGCTCGTTCTTCTCCGAGATCATCTCCTCCATCTCCGACGTGAAGTTCAGTCACAGCGGGCGCTACATGATGACACGTGACTACCTCTCGGTCAAAGTATGGGACCTCAATATGGAGAACAGGCCGGTGGAGACGTATCAG GTGCATGAATATCTCCGCAGCAAGTTGTGTTCTCTTTATGAAAACGACTGCATCTTCGACAAGTTCGAGTGCTGCTGGAACGGCAGCGACAG CGCCATCATGACGGGCTCCTACAACAACTTCTTCCGAATGTTCGACCGCAACACCCGGCGAGACACCACGCTGGAGGCGTCGCGGGAGAGCAGCAAGCCGCGGGCCACCCTCAAGCCCCGCAAGGTGTCGACGGGCGGCAAGCGGAAGAAGGACGAGATCAGCGTGGACAGCCTGGACTTCAACAAGAAGATCCTGCACACGGCGTGGCACCCCAAGGAGAACGTCATCGCCGTGGCCGCCACCAACAACTTGTACATTTTCCAGGACAAGATCAACTAG